ATTATTGTAAAAAGGGAGAGTTTGCAGCTGAGCGTAGGCGGCATCGGCGATGGACTTGCGACCATAGCCGACATTTACACACCAGAGTCCGGCCATGGCATCCAACAGCTTATTACCCTTGGCATCCCAAATGTACACACCTTCTGCACGTTCAATCACGCGGGTGCCACGTTTGGCCAAATCAGCACTGTCAGTAAAAGGATGCAGATGGTGCGCGGCATCCATGGCTTGCAGTGCGCTGATGGTATCTTGCTGTTGTTGTTGTTGCATCTTCGCCCTCCCCCTAATGTGCCGGGGCACGCCCCGGCCTGTGTTTTTTATACTGTCAGCAGCAGGAATTCACGCTCCCAGGCACTGACAACACGTCTGAAGTTTTCAAGCTCTGCCTGCTTCACCGCCACAAAACCAGTGGTGAAGGCATCGCCGAGATATTTACGCGCCGCGTCACTCTCATCCATGGCCATCAGTGCCTCTTCCAGGGTCAGCGGCAGGCAATTGGTGTCTGCTGTGCGGCTTTCGTTGGCACGCCCCAGGGCTGGATTGGTTGGCTTAAGACCTTCCACCATGCCGATGTAACCGGCCAGCAAACTGGCGGCAATGGCCAGATAACAGTTGGCATCGGCGCCTGGAATGCGGTTTTCAATACGGCGGTTTTGCGGTGATGACTCAGGAATACGCAGACCACAGGTGCGGTTTTCTTCGCCCCACTCCAGGTTTACCGGTGCAGAGGTGCCCGGCAGGAAGCGACGGAAGGAGTTCACACTGGGTGCCATCAACGGCAGGAACTCAGGGATAAACTGTTGCAGACCGGCAATATAGCCGAGGAAGTTGGCGCTCTTGGTGCCGTCTTCTTTGGTGAAGATGTTTTTGCCAGTCTTTTTGTCCACCACACTCTGGTGAATGTGCATGGCGCTGCCGGGCTCATTGGTCACAGGTTTGGCCATGAAGGTAGCACAGACATTGTGCTTGAGCGCCGCTTCACGCAGGGTACGCTTGAACACAAACACCTGGTCGGCCAGCGACAGCGCATTGCCGTGACTGAAGTTGATTTCCATCTGCGCCGGACCGTCTTCGTGGATCAGGGTGTCGATAAACAGCCCCTGGGCCTCACACCACTCATACATGTCTTCAAACAGGGGATCGTATTCGTTGGCCGCATCGATGGAAAACGACTGACGACCGGCCTCGGGAAGACCTGAACGTCCCAGTGGTGGATTCAGTGGCAGATCAGGATCCCCATTGCGCGCCACCAGATAAAATTCCATCTCGGGGGCAACCACCGGTTCCCACCCCTTGTCTTCGTACAATTTAAGCACTTTTTTCAGTACGTTACGAGGCGACAGCTCGATGGGATTCCCCATACGATCGTACACATCGTGGATTACCTGAGCCGTGGCTTCCACACACCATGGCAACTCGAACACGGCGTTTTCATCGGGCACACAGAGGAAGTCCACATCGGCTTCATTCAGCAGCTCATAATAAGTATCGTCATTCACATAGTCGCCGGTTACCGTTTGCAGCAGTACGCTCTCGGGCAAACGCATGCCCTGCTCGGCGATGAACTTGTCTACCGGCGCGATTTTACCGCGGGCAATCCCCGTCATATCGCTGATAACACACTCTACTTCCGTTATCTTTTTTTCTTTTAAAAACGCAATCAGCTTTTCCATGATTTATCTCGCTCGCTCTTGGGCCCTGCGTCGGCACGCGTCACCGAAAGCATGGAAAATCGACAGATAAAAAGCATTGTCGGCCACTTTCCATTCGGGATGAAATTGCACACCCAGGGCAAAATTTTTGGCATCTGTAACAGAGAAGGCTTCTATCAAGCCATCCGGAGCATAGGCTTCTGGCCGCAACCCGTTACCAAGACGTTCAACGCCCTGAGTATGGACGGAATTCACTTCCGCCGAGCTGCGGCCCCAGGCTTCGAAAATTACCCCCCCGGGCTCCAGAGTCACCGTATGGGCCAGACCATACTGCACCTCAAGTGGCGCAGTTCTGTCTTCCCGGTGCTCTTTAAACACACCCGTTTCATGTAACTTTTGGTGCAAACTGCCGCCAAAGGCCACATTCATTTCCTGGAAGCCGCGGCAGATACCCAGTACCGGCACGCCTGCGGCGATAGCCGCCTTAATCAAGGGCAAGGTGGTGGCATCACGGCGGGGATCGTGATGAGTGCCCGGCTCACTGGCCGGCCCCGAATAGTGATGTGGTTCGACATTGGAAGGTGAACCGGTGAACAGGATGCCGTCCAGACGCTCAAGTAATAATTCCGTTGGCATGCCATCGCCAATAGAAGGGATGATCAGCGGCCAACCGCCAGTGCCATTAATCACACCTAAAAGATATTTTTCGCCCACCGTATTAAACGTCTGCAGTCCAATCGGGGTATTACAGGCAGAGACACCAATAAGGGGTATCGTGGCGTCAGACATACATCACCTTGCAGTTGATTCAGTGTTTGAGTTTTGTGATCGCCCTCAAACTCGGCGTTCATTTTTTCACACAGTACACGGAAATATTGAACGAGGCAATAGCCCACTTACCTCTGTGCAGCACTTTTATAACAATAAAATATTATTCACTAACAATCAGCAAGTTAGCCCATAGCGACCTATATAAACAAGTCGTTAAGCACGGATCTTTCGCCAGTCACCTGCGGGAAAAAATGGAAATAGCCGCCTGAAACCCGAATTCGAAATCCGGCCACATTTGGTTAAAATTATTTACATCCGTGTTTGAAATGGTGGCAGAGAGCCACCCAAAAGAGTGCAACGTGGCAATTGATGGCGCAAAGCGCCCCAAAAGGGTGCAAAAGTGACAGATACAACAACGGCCCTTGCAGGGCCGTTGTTGTTTTTGAACGGGAAAATATCAGAAGTTGGCAGGTGTAGTAGCACTGACCAGATGACAGGGTTCATCGAAGGGATTTCTGAACCTGTGGGGCAATTCGCTGTTGAAGTAATAGCTGTCACCGGCTTCAAGTACAAACACCTCTTCGCCAACAGTCAGCTCGAACTTACCTTCAATGACCAGCGCAGCCTCTTCTCCGACGTGCTTGAGCATCTCTTCACCGGTATCCGCTCCGGGAGGATAAATCTCACTCATCACCGACATCGCCCTGTTGGGATAATCACGGCCAATCAGCTTGAACTCCAGAGGACCGGTGCCTATATCCAACAACTCGTCGGCGCGGTAAACAATCTTTTGCTCGGCAGAGGCCGAGTCACCGATAGAGAAAAACTCCACCAGTGACATAGGAATGCCGGCCAACACTTTTTTCAACGAGCTCACCGACGGGCTCACGCTGTTTTTCTCAATCATTGAGATGGTACTGTTGGTCACACCGGCACGCTTGGCAAGCTCACGCTGAGACAAGCCTTTCATCTTCCGGACTGCTTTGAGACTGGCTCCGATATCCAAATTTGTCACCCCCAAACAGGTTCAGTTATCTGCACAGCAGATAAAGTGCAAATTATCTATCCCGACCGTGAGTACCGCCAAACAATCTCAGGACCGGAAAATAAATTTTCTCAAGCAAACTCAATCAACTGCAATGTATAAGTGGTCTAAGGCCAAGTGCAGCAAATGAGAATACGCATTGTATTTTAGCGGCATTGCGTGTTAAATAAAATGCACACGTATATTTATCCGCAAAAAGTGTGATGAGTATACAGAGACAAGACCAATTTACAATAAAAACAGCGTCGGAGCCCTTATGGCAAACAAATCTCCCATCCACAGCGATAAGTACCCGGATTCATTCTATTTTGCGTCTGCAAAAGAGTTATTTCAGTATCCTGTACTGGACAGTGCCATTGACGTGGATGTCTGTGTGGTGGGGGGCGGTTTCAGTGGGCTCAATACCGCTATTGAGCTGCGCCAGAAAGGCTTCAGCGTTGCGCTGCTGGAGGCCAAGCGTGTCGGCTGGGGCGCCTCGGGGCGTAACGGCGGTGAACTTATTCGTGGTATTGGCCACGGGCTGGAGCAATTTCACAACACCATTGGCCAGGAAGGCATTAATGCCATTACCCAAATGGGGTTTGAGGCGGTTGAAATTGTCCGAAACCGGATTGCCGACCACAACATCGATTGCGACCTGGCCATGGGCTATTGCGACCTGGCCGTGAAACCACGGCATATGACTGAGCTTGCCGAAGAATTCGAACATCTGAAAACAGCAGGTTATCGTCAGGACATCAAACTGCTGCAAAAGGCAGACTTGAGCGAAGTCATAGGTTCTGACTGTTATCAGGGTGCACTGGTGGACATGGGCAGTGGCCATTTGCATCCAATGAATTTGGCCTTGGGCGAAGCCAGAGTTGCCCGGGAGCTGGGCGTGCAGATTTTTGAATACAGCGCCGCCACCAAAATCATCAAGGGAGACAAGCCCAGAGTCATCACCGAAAAAGGTGAAGTAACCTGCCGCTATCTGGTACTGGCGGGCAACGCTTACATAGGCCACAAACTGGAGCCTTATGTGGGGGGGAAAGTATTGCCAGCAGGCAGCTACCTGTTGGCGACCGAGCCCTTAAGCCCGGAGTTACAGCGCGAAATCATCCCCCAAAATATGGCCTTTGCCGACATGCGCATAGCGCTGGATTATTTCCATCTCTCCGCCGATGGGCGTTTGCTCTTTGGTGGTTTGTGCACCTATTCAGGTAAAGACCCCAGCGACATCGAAGCCGCGCTCAGGCCCAATCTGGAGCGGGTGTTTCCCAAACTCAAGGGCGTGCGTATCGATTATCAATGGGGTGGCATGATAGGAATAGGTGCCAACCGTTTACCTCAGCTGGGTCGCCTGCCGGATGCGCCCAATATCTTCTTTGCCCAGGCTTACTCGGGCCATGGCGTCAACGCGACGCACATGATGGCAAAGCTGCTCGCCGACGCGATAGCAGGCCAGGCGGAACGTTTTGATGTGTTTGCCAAGGTGAAACACATGACCTTCCCCGGAGGGCCGGCACTGCGCTCACCGCTGCTGGCCGCCGGCATGCTGTATCACCGCTTTATGGATATTTTTTAAGGGCATAACCCCAAAAAGAAACCCGCCGATTGGCGGGTTTCTTTTTACTCGGGTAACACTCAGAGCGCTATCCAGGTCGCCTTCACCTCTGTGTATTTCTCAAAGGCATGCAGTGACTTATCACGGCCATTACCGGACTGCTTATAGCCACCGAAGGGCGCTGTCATGTCGCCACCGTCGTAGTGATTAATCCACACCATGCCGCTGCGCAGTGCCTTGGCTGTTTTATGTGCCTTGCTGATATCCGAGGTCCAAACACCGGCGGCAAGGCCATAAATTGTATCGTTCGCGATGGCGACGGCTTCGTCCATACCATCGAAGGTAATCACCGACATCACGGGGCCAAAAATCTCCTCACGGGCAATTTTCATCTGATTGGTAACGCCATCAAACACGGTAGGCGTAACATACACACCGCCGGTTTCGGCAAGTACCTGGCTGCCACCGCACATGAGTTTGGCGCCTTCATCGTGACCGGCTTTGATATAGCCAAGCACGGTATCCAGCTGCTGTTTGTCCACGACTGCGCCGCAGGTGGTGGCTGGGTCCAGCGGATGACCGGGCTGCCAGGCTTCCATTTCTTTAACGATGAGCTTGATAAGCTCGTCCTTTACTCCCGATTCCACCAGAAGACGCGATCCGGCAGTACACACCTCGCCCTGGTTAAAGGCGATGGCTGAAGCAGCGGCCTCGGCGGCGGCTTTCAGATCCGGCGCATCGTTAAATACGATATTGGGGCTCTTGCCGCCGGCTTCCAGCCAGACCCGCTTCATATTGGACTGACCGGCATACACCATCAGTTGCTTGGCAATCTTGGTGGAACCTGTGAATACCAGAGTGTCCACGTCCATATGCAGTGCCAATGCCTGGCCCACTGTGTGGCCGAACCCCGGCAGCACGTTCAGCACACCATCAGGCAATCCGGCCGCTTTGGCGAGCTGCGCCATACGAATAGCGGTAAGTGGGGATTTTTCAGAAGGCTTGAGCACCACGCTGTTCCCTGTGGCAAGGGCGGGTCCCAGCTTCCAACAGGCCATCAGCATAGGGAAGTTCCAGGGCACGATGGCAGCTACCACACCCACAGGCTCGCGGGTGATCATGCCGATTTCATTGTGGGGCGTAGGGGCCAACTCATCGTAAATTTTATCGATGGCCTCACCGGACCAGCGAATGGCGCGGGCGGCACCAGCCACATCCACCGCCTTGGAATGGGCGATAGGTTTACCCATATCCAGGGTTTCCAGCAGCGCCAGTTCGTCGGCATGCTCTTCGAGCAATTCGGCAAAACGGATCATCACCTTTTTACGTTTAACCGGAGATTGCAAAGACCAGACTCCGGACTCGAACACTTCACGCGCATTGGCAACGGCGATATCGGCGTCGGCCTGCTGACAACTGGCCACCTGAGTCAGTAAACGGCCATCCACAGGACTGATGCAGTCAAAGGTTTCCTTGCCGACGGCATCGCAATATTGGCCGTTAATAAAGGCTTTACCATTGATTTCAAGGCGCTGCGCCATTGCTTCCCATTCGCTGCGGCTTTGGGGTGTACTCATGATGACTCCGTATCTGTGACTGTTATGGTTATTGATTTCAGGTTTTCAGGAAACTGGCCCAGCAGTAGCCAACGAGTCTTCTGCTGCGATACCCAGCACGTCAGGACATACCCGCAGCGGGTTTATCAAAGGCGGCGAAAAGGCGTCTTTATCACTGCAACTCGCCGGCATCGCCCTGCTCTGTGCGCGGTCCCGAAAACGGACACTGGGCTCAGATTACGCTCAGGCCATGAGCATTTCAATATTTTTTACAATTTGCACTTTTTTGCCACAAATAAATGCACAAAGGTATTCCATGTTCATTATTTCTGACATAGCATAGCGAATATTAACCACCTTAAAAACTCAAACAACCGATAGGATCAAGGTAAATAATGTATGGTCGACTTCAACGCAACTACAGGACAAGACACACCGTCCCTTGAGCACTACTGGATGCCGTTCACCGCGAACCGCCAGTTCAAAGCCAGCCCACGATTGCTGGCCAGCGCAGAGGGTATGTTTTACAAAGATGTTGATGGCAATCCGGTACTCGATTCAACCGCAGGCCTTTGGTGTTGTAACGCCGGCCACGGCAGAAAGAAAATCAGTGAAGCCGTCAGCCACCAAATTCGGGAACTGGATTACGCCCCGTCATTTCAAATGGGTCATCCACTGGCATTCGAACTGGCCAGCCGCCTTGCCGACATAGCACCGGCGGGACTTAACCGTATCTTCTTTACCAACTCGGGCAGTGAATCTGTCGACACCGCGCTTAAAATGGCGCTGGCCTACCACAGGGCCAATGGTCAACCTACCCGTACCCGCTTTATTGGCCGTGAACTGGGCTATCACGGTGTCGGTTTCGGTGGCATCTCCGTGGGCGGCATCGGTAACAACCGCCGTACTTTCAGCCAGCAATTGCTGCAGGGCGTCGACCACCTGCCCCATACGCTGGACATCGCCAACAATGCCTTTTCCCGCGGATTTCCCGCCCATGGCCTCGAAAAAGCCGAGGTGCTGGAACAACTCATTACCCTCCACGGTGCTGAAAACATCGCCGCCGTTATCGTTGAGCCCATGTCCGGCTCCGCTGGCGTGATCTTACCGCCTCAGGGTTACCTCAAGCGTCTGCGCGATATCACCAGCAAACATGGCATCTTACTGATTTTTGATGAAGTTATCACAGGCTTTGGCCGTGTTGGTGACGCCTTTGCCAGCCAGCGCTGGGGCGTTGTGCCCGATTTGATGACCACCGCCAAGGCTCTTAACAATGGTGCCATTCCCATGGGCGCTGTGTTCGTAAGCCAGGATGTGCACGATGCCTGCATGACTGGTCCGGAAGAGCTGATTGAATTTTTCCACGGTTACACCTATTCCGGTCATCCGGTGGCTGCGGCCGCTGCACTGGCCACCCTGGATATCTACCAGGAAGAAAAACTGTTTGAGCGTACCAAAGAGCTTGAAGGCTACTGGGAAGATGCTGTGCACAGTCTAAGAGACCTGCCGAATGTGATTGATATCCGCAACACAGGTTTGGTTGCCGGGGTGCAACTGTCCCCCAACGATGAGGGCCCGGGACGCCGGGGTTACAAGGTGTTCGATCGCTGCTTCAGAAACGGCACCCTGGTGCGCGTGACCGGCGACATCATCGCCATGTCTCCACCACTCATCGTGGAAAAGCAGCACATTGACCAGATAATTAACACCCTCGGCGATGCCATTCGCGCCGTTGGATGACCCTTTGTCAGCACAGAATTAACAGGTAGCCAAAGATATCCATGCAAAGCATTACTCATTTTGTAAACGGCCAGCACACGGCCCCCAGTGCCCGCACCCAGACTGTTTTTGAACCTGCCACCGGTGAGGCACGCGCCCAGGTCTCGCTGGCAAGCACACAGGAAGTCGGCGAAGCCATCGCCGTAGCCAAGGCCGCATTTGAGAGCTGGTCGCAGATGACCCCCTTAAACCGCGCCCGTATTCTTTTCAAATTCAAAGCGCTGGTTGAAGCCAATATGGACGAGCTGGCGCAGCTTATTACCCGCGAGCACGGTAAGGTGCTTGACGATGCCAAGGGCGAACTTATCCGCGGTCTCGAAGTGGTGGAATTTGCCTGCGGTATCCCTCATTTGCTTAAGGGAGAGCACACGGCTCAGGTCGGCACAGGTGTGGATGCCTGGGCGGTAAATCAGCCGCTGGGCGTGGTAGCCGGTATTGCGCCTTTTAACTTCCCGGTGATGGTGCCCATGTGGATGTTCCCCATCGCCATCGCCTGCGGTAACACCTTCATCATGAAGCCTTCGGAAAAAGACCCAAGCTCTGTGATGCGCA
This sequence is a window from Shewanella zhangzhouensis. Protein-coding genes within it:
- a CDS encoding aldehyde dehydrogenase, encoding MSTPQSRSEWEAMAQRLEINGKAFINGQYCDAVGKETFDCISPVDGRLLTQVASCQQADADIAVANAREVFESGVWSLQSPVKRKKVMIRFAELLEEHADELALLETLDMGKPIAHSKAVDVAGAARAIRWSGEAIDKIYDELAPTPHNEIGMITREPVGVVAAIVPWNFPMLMACWKLGPALATGNSVVLKPSEKSPLTAIRMAQLAKAAGLPDGVLNVLPGFGHTVGQALALHMDVDTLVFTGSTKIAKQLMVYAGQSNMKRVWLEAGGKSPNIVFNDAPDLKAAAEAAASAIAFNQGEVCTAGSRLLVESGVKDELIKLIVKEMEAWQPGHPLDPATTCGAVVDKQQLDTVLGYIKAGHDEGAKLMCGGSQVLAETGGVYVTPTVFDGVTNQMKIAREEIFGPVMSVITFDGMDEAVAIANDTIYGLAAGVWTSDISKAHKTAKALRSGMVWINHYDGGDMTAPFGGYKQSGNGRDKSLHAFEKYTEVKATWIAL
- a CDS encoding NAD(P)/FAD-dependent oxidoreductase encodes the protein MANKSPIHSDKYPDSFYFASAKELFQYPVLDSAIDVDVCVVGGGFSGLNTAIELRQKGFSVALLEAKRVGWGASGRNGGELIRGIGHGLEQFHNTIGQEGINAITQMGFEAVEIVRNRIADHNIDCDLAMGYCDLAVKPRHMTELAEEFEHLKTAGYRQDIKLLQKADLSEVIGSDCYQGALVDMGSGHLHPMNLALGEARVARELGVQIFEYSAATKIIKGDKPRVITEKGEVTCRYLVLAGNAYIGHKLEPYVGGKVLPAGSYLLATEPLSPELQREIIPQNMAFADMRIALDYFHLSADGRLLFGGLCTYSGKDPSDIEAALRPNLERVFPKLKGVRIDYQWGGMIGIGANRLPQLGRLPDAPNIFFAQAYSGHGVNATHMMAKLLADAIAGQAERFDVFAKVKHMTFPGGPALRSPLLAAGMLYHRFMDIF
- a CDS encoding aspartate aminotransferase family protein, with amino-acid sequence MVDFNATTGQDTPSLEHYWMPFTANRQFKASPRLLASAEGMFYKDVDGNPVLDSTAGLWCCNAGHGRKKISEAVSHQIRELDYAPSFQMGHPLAFELASRLADIAPAGLNRIFFTNSGSESVDTALKMALAYHRANGQPTRTRFIGRELGYHGVGFGGISVGGIGNNRRTFSQQLLQGVDHLPHTLDIANNAFSRGFPAHGLEKAEVLEQLITLHGAENIAAVIVEPMSGSAGVILPPQGYLKRLRDITSKHGILLIFDEVITGFGRVGDAFASQRWGVVPDLMTTAKALNNGAIPMGAVFVSQDVHDACMTGPEELIEFFHGYTYSGHPVAAAAALATLDIYQEEKLFERTKELEGYWEDAVHSLRDLPNVIDIRNTGLVAGVQLSPNDEGPGRRGYKVFDRCFRNGTLVRVTGDIIAMSPPLIVEKQHIDQIINTLGDAIRAVG
- a CDS encoding gamma-glutamyl-gamma-aminobutyrate hydrolase family protein, giving the protein MSDATIPLIGVSACNTPIGLQTFNTVGEKYLLGVINGTGGWPLIIPSIGDGMPTELLLERLDGILFTGSPSNVEPHHYSGPASEPGTHHDPRRDATTLPLIKAAIAAGVPVLGICRGFQEMNVAFGGSLHQKLHETGVFKEHREDRTAPLEVQYGLAHTVTLEPGGVIFEAWGRSSAEVNSVHTQGVERLGNGLRPEAYAPDGLIEAFSVTDAKNFALGVQFHPEWKVADNAFYLSIFHAFGDACRRRAQERAR
- a CDS encoding cupin domain-containing protein, with protein sequence MDIGASLKAVRKMKGLSQRELAKRAGVTNSTISMIEKNSVSPSVSSLKKVLAGIPMSLVEFFSIGDSASAEQKIVYRADELLDIGTGPLEFKLIGRDYPNRAMSVMSEIYPPGADTGEEMLKHVGEEAALVIEGKFELTVGEEVFVLEAGDSYYFNSELPHRFRNPFDEPCHLVSATTPANF
- a CDS encoding glutamine synthetase family protein encodes the protein MEKLIAFLKEKKITEVECVISDMTGIARGKIAPVDKFIAEQGMRLPESVLLQTVTGDYVNDDTYYELLNEADVDFLCVPDENAVFELPWCVEATAQVIHDVYDRMGNPIELSPRNVLKKVLKLYEDKGWEPVVAPEMEFYLVARNGDPDLPLNPPLGRSGLPEAGRQSFSIDAANEYDPLFEDMYEWCEAQGLFIDTLIHEDGPAQMEINFSHGNALSLADQVFVFKRTLREAALKHNVCATFMAKPVTNEPGSAMHIHQSVVDKKTGKNIFTKEDGTKSANFLGYIAGLQQFIPEFLPLMAPSVNSFRRFLPGTSAPVNLEWGEENRTCGLRIPESSPQNRRIENRIPGADANCYLAIAASLLAGYIGMVEGLKPTNPALGRANESRTADTNCLPLTLEEALMAMDESDAARKYLGDAFTTGFVAVKQAELENFRRVVSAWEREFLLLTV